A genomic region of Planococcus kocurii contains the following coding sequences:
- the prfB gene encoding peptide chain release factor 2 (programmed frameshift), whose protein sequence is MELADIRNELDKSASKLADFRGSLDLENKESRIQELDEMMLDPDFWNNQESAQTVISELNGLKEIVHTYYGFMETQENMEMSLELLREEDDEDLHEDVDKEMKEFISKLADYELTMLLSEPYDKNNAILELHPGAGGTESQDWCSMLLRMYTRWAEKRGFKVETLDYLAGDEAGVKSVTLGIRGHNAYGYLKAEKGVHRLVRISPFDSSGRRHTSFVSCEVMPEFTGEIEIDIRTEDLKIDTYRASGAGGQHINTTDSAVRITHLPTGAVVTCQQERSQIKNREKAMQMLKAKLYALKIEEEEARLLEIRGEQKEIGWGSQIRSYVFHPYSMVKDHRTNYETGNLGAVMDGDIDGFINSLLRSKME, encoded by the exons ATGGAATTAGCAGACATCCGCAACGAGCTCGACAAATCAGCCAGTAAATTGGCCGACTTTAGGGGGTCACTT GACTTAGAGAACAAAGAATCCCGCATACAGGAATTAGATGAAATGATGCTTGATCCTGATTTTTGGAACAACCAAGAATCAGCACAAACCGTTATTTCAGAATTGAATGGATTAAAGGAAATTGTTCATACGTATTACGGTTTCATGGAAACGCAAGAAAATATGGAAATGTCTTTAGAGTTATTAAGAGAAGAAGACGATGAAGACTTGCACGAAGATGTCGACAAAGAAATGAAAGAATTCATTTCTAAGTTAGCTGACTATGAATTGACGATGTTGCTTAGCGAGCCATACGATAAAAATAATGCCATTTTGGAATTGCATCCGGGCGCAGGGGGCACGGAGTCTCAGGACTGGTGTTCGATGCTACTACGCATGTATACGCGATGGGCAGAAAAACGTGGCTTCAAAGTTGAAACATTGGATTACCTGGCAGGCGACGAAGCGGGGGTCAAATCCGTTACTCTTGGTATTCGAGGACACAATGCGTATGGGTACTTAAAAGCTGAAAAAGGTGTTCACCGTCTAGTTCGTATTTCGCCTTTTGATTCGTCTGGTCGTCGTCATACCTCGTTTGTGTCTTGTGAAGTCATGCCAGAATTCACTGGTGAAATCGAAATTGATATCCGCACTGAGGATCTGAAGATTGATACGTACCGGGCAAGTGGAGCTGGTGGACAGCACATTAATACAACAGACTCCGCTGTTCGAATCACACACCTTCCTACGGGAGCTGTCGTGACGTGCCAGCAGGAACGTTCGCAAATTAAAAACCGTGAAAAAGCAATGCAAATGTTAAAAGCAAAATTATATGCTTTGAAGATTGAAGAAGAAGAAGCTCGTCTTCTTGAGATTCGCGGGGAACAAAAAGAAATCGGTTGGGGAAGTCAAATCCGTTCTTACGTATTCCATCCATATTCGATGGTTAAAGATCATCGTACCAACTACGAAACAGGCAATTTAGGAGCAGTTATGGACGGCGATATTGATGGATTTATCAATTCCTTATTGCGTTCTAAAATGGAATAA